The Anastrepha obliqua isolate idAnaObli1 chromosome 5, idAnaObli1_1.0, whole genome shotgun sequence DNA window AGTGTGGCGGCATGATTGATCGGCTGTACAAGCTGATGTGGCTTGTACTTTATATACTTGCCAGTATATATGAAACCTTCTGCTATCTAAAGTTGCGATTACAAGCCTTTATACTTTGGTCATATGACCTATGGCACAGCAGTGCTGCTATTACCCGCCGCGACCGCGCATTTCTTCAAAGCTGTAAAGCTGAATTAACGAAATTGCCTCAACATCTGAATTTGATTATTGGACCTGATCCTCTCGTAAGCGTGAGTGAAGCGGTTGTGGGACGCATTTTGTTGTATGCTCAAATAATCGGCATAGAGTGCGTCAGTTTATATGATGTGCGTGAAAATATGGGACATATTGTCTTGGAGAGAGTTTTTATGTCACAAGACGCATTTTGGAGAGAGTTGCAACCAAATCAATACGAATGGGGATTGCGGGAGTGTCCGTCGAAAGCCCCAATAAAATACGAAAGTGACAGTAATGGATGTGCGCGAAATGGTACTACCAGTGAAAATGGAAACGTATGTAATGGAGATGCTTATCACAACAAAATACAAACACCGTTAAAAGTGAGTCAGAGTTATTAGTTTTCTATCGCTAATTCGAGGTAATTTAAAGCCGAAACACCAATGAAATTGCGTGCCGTAATGTTTGGTGCCGCTTATCagcaaccaaaaacaaaaaacaatttatgaatttgacaaaaatgtttcttatcgCGCTTTTCAGTTGTGCAAAGCAATTTTAAACGTACGACTTGATAATGCGTTCATTGCTGTGTAcctcaaatcattttttttttttaattttctaatagttttctgttttgtttcagATTTACCAAGTTACTGAACAGGACAACCGTCCTTTGATAGTAAAAATCTGCCGTAAACTTTTTCAAGAACGTAAAACTTCTAATGTGCAAAATATTCTGGGCGACCGCAAAAAACTAGAACAATACATCAGTGATGAAGTAGCGCAACATATGCAATGGAAGTTCGTAGATCCAGAATTGAGTATAATATTCAATAGAGATACGTGTACTTTCGGCATGTTGCCTTGGCAGACACGTTTTACAGAATTCCATACTTTCGAGACTGGTCGCTGTGTGAACGCAGAAAGTTTTGCCAAAGTGCTGTATAAATATTCGAAATGTGAACAGCGTTGGGGAAAATAGGTATTTAATATAATGGGCAATCTGTGCAAAGGCGAAACTATGAAATGGGGGTAACACAATAAGATAATGTATAGGAAAATATGCGTGTGCGTAAGATGCTTGGAAAGCATTACCTGCGACACTTAACTCACTCGATTGTATGCACGCTTCTgttatacgaaaaatatttaatatatttgtataaattacAGTTTattacatcattttttttttggttttttctattGCTAAGTTAAATGTACAACAAACAACTGAATCACATTTTTGTTAAGGTGCAAAAGACAATGAGCATAAAAGCTATCCAAGTTTtgataaa harbors:
- the LOC129249013 gene encoding dehydrodolichyl diphosphate synthase complex subunit nus1 encodes the protein MIDRLYKLMWLVLYILASIYETFCYLKLRLQAFILWSYDLWHSSAAITRRDRAFLQSCKAELTKLPQHLNLIIGPDPLVSVSEAVVGRILLYAQIIGIECVSLYDVRENMGHIVLERVFMSQDAFWRELQPNQYEWGLRECPSKAPIKYESDSNGCARNGTTSENGNVCNGDAYHNKIQTPLKIYQVTEQDNRPLIVKICRKLFQERKTSNVQNILGDRKKLEQYISDEVAQHMQWKFVDPELSIIFNRDTCTFGMLPWQTRFTEFHTFETGRCVNAESFAKVLYKYSKCEQRWGK